A single genomic interval of Croceibacter atlanticus HTCC2559 harbors:
- a CDS encoding DUF202 domain-containing protein, with amino-acid sequence MKLKNPFRTSPVPANTREILALERTRLANERTLLAYIRSSLYLLIGGIAVLQLKDFSTLHSVGYLALVSCVIFLTIGISRFLLLKRKLFKWKKILGEELLEESLNEKEHPKEISEE; translated from the coding sequence ATGAAACTGAAAAACCCTTTTAGAACAAGTCCTGTACCCGCAAATACTAGAGAAATTTTAGCACTGGAGCGTACGCGTTTAGCAAACGAGCGTACGCTCTTGGCATATATAAGATCTTCTTTATACTTGCTAATTGGCGGCATTGCGGTTTTGCAACTAAAAGATTTTAGTACGCTACATTCGGTTGGTTATTTGGCTTTAGTTTCTTGTGTGATATTTTTAACAATAGGAATATCAAGGTTTTTGTTGTTGAAACGAAAATTGTTTAAATGGAAAAAAATCTTAGGTGAGGAGTTGTTGGAAGAATCTTTAAATGAGAAAGAACACCCTAAGGAAATCTCTGAAGAATGA
- a CDS encoding glycosyltransferase family 2 protein, translating into MPFFSVIIPLFNKAEYVERTLNSVLLQSFDDFEVIIVNDGSTDNSLKIAESFTDDRIVIYSKDNKGVSTARNYGVTKATSNYIAFLDADDIWKPNHLNALHNLIVDMPSCALYCMGYIKQKSEKSKIRAQFGTIADGYKGVVSGYFKNSLPFTIAGMGAVAVNKAKFIEVGGFTEGVTHGEDIELWTTLALQGKVALYNIVTVTHLINIKGRVSNLKIDDKVFPDFNQFNEAERKSKDLKVYLDNNRYAIALAYRLAKDSKNYKFWKNQIELENLNKKQKLLLKLPVGLVVTLKEIHQFLLEKGFYISTFR; encoded by the coding sequence ATGCCATTTTTTTCAGTAATCATACCGTTATTCAATAAAGCAGAATATGTTGAGCGTACGTTGAATTCTGTGTTATTGCAGTCTTTTGATGATTTTGAAGTAATCATCGTAAATGATGGTTCTACAGATAACAGTTTGAAAATTGCTGAATCTTTTACAGATGATAGAATTGTAATTTACTCAAAAGACAATAAAGGTGTGTCAACTGCTCGTAATTACGGCGTAACAAAAGCAACTTCTAATTACATCGCTTTTTTAGATGCAGATGATATCTGGAAGCCAAATCATTTAAATGCCTTGCATAATCTTATAGTTGATATGCCTTCCTGTGCTCTTTATTGTATGGGTTATATAAAACAAAAATCTGAAAAAAGTAAAATTAGAGCTCAGTTTGGAACAATAGCAGATGGTTATAAAGGTGTGGTTAGTGGATATTTTAAAAATTCATTGCCATTTACAATTGCAGGTATGGGCGCTGTAGCAGTTAATAAAGCGAAGTTTATTGAAGTTGGAGGTTTTACTGAAGGTGTTACTCATGGAGAAGACATAGAACTTTGGACAACCTTAGCATTACAAGGCAAAGTAGCATTGTATAATATTGTCACTGTTACACATTTAATTAATATTAAGGGCAGAGTAAGTAACCTGAAAATAGATGATAAAGTCTTTCCGGACTTTAATCAATTTAATGAAGCAGAACGTAAGTCTAAAGATTTAAAGGTGTATTTAGATAATAACAGATATGCAATTGCATTGGCATATCGATTAGCTAAAGATTCAAAAAATTATAAGTTTTGGAAAAATCAAATTGAGTTAGAAAACCTGAATAAAAAACAGAAATTACTTTTAAAACTACCTGTAGGTTTAGTGGTTACATTAAAAGAAATACATCAGTTTTTATTAGAAAAAGGTTTTTATATATCAACTTTTAGATGA
- a CDS encoding ABC transporter permease, with amino-acid sequence MNLERFIAKRLIGSKSYKSSISAPIIKIAIVAIAVGVIMMLIAFATGLGLQNKIRDKISAFNGHITISNFDNNNTKVSLKPISKNQDFYPEFKSVNGITHVQGVAFKAGVIRTEDDFEGVVIKGLDTDYNWDVFKDYVVQGRLPNYKESLNDEVLISEYTSNRLNIKLGDKAVTYFLRDNTLERPLLRAFKVVGIYNSGFQEFDETYVIGDIRHIRRLNKWNDNDVGHFEVFIDDFSELEEKGVEVYEHIDSTLDSKTIKQQYYSIFEWLGLFDFNIALIIGIMILIAGINMITALLVLILERTQMIGILKALGSNDNSIRKIFLYNAGYLIVVGLFWGNLIGLGLLFIQKYLKVLPLNPETYYVTEAPVYIGWYILFVNLGTLTLCLLMLLIPSYVISKINPIKAIKFD; translated from the coding sequence TTGAATCTCGAACGCTTTATTGCCAAACGGCTTATTGGCTCAAAATCGTATAAAAGTAGCATTTCGGCACCGATAATTAAAATTGCTATCGTGGCAATTGCTGTGGGTGTTATTATGATGCTTATTGCATTTGCAACAGGTTTAGGATTGCAGAATAAGATACGAGATAAGATATCTGCGTTTAATGGGCATATAACCATTTCAAATTTCGATAATAACAACACCAAGGTTAGTTTGAAACCTATATCTAAAAATCAAGACTTTTACCCAGAATTTAAGAGTGTAAATGGTATTACCCACGTACAAGGTGTAGCATTTAAAGCTGGTGTGATTAGAACTGAAGATGATTTTGAAGGTGTTGTAATAAAAGGTTTAGATACAGATTATAATTGGGACGTGTTTAAAGATTACGTAGTGCAAGGCAGATTGCCAAATTACAAGGAGTCTTTAAATGATGAAGTTCTTATTTCTGAATATACGTCTAATCGACTAAATATAAAATTAGGTGATAAAGCAGTTACCTACTTTTTAAGAGATAACACATTAGAGAGGCCTTTGTTGAGAGCGTTTAAAGTTGTTGGGATATATAATTCAGGTTTTCAGGAATTTGATGAAACCTATGTCATAGGAGATATAAGGCATATAAGACGTTTAAATAAATGGAATGATAATGATGTTGGACACTTTGAGGTTTTTATAGATGACTTTAGTGAACTTGAAGAAAAAGGGGTTGAGGTATATGAACACATAGATTCTACCTTAGATTCTAAAACCATAAAGCAACAGTATTACTCAATTTTTGAATGGCTTGGACTGTTCGATTTTAATATTGCTCTTATTATAGGAATAATGATCCTTATTGCAGGTATTAATATGATTACAGCGCTCTTAGTTTTAATATTAGAGCGTACACAAATGATAGGAATCTTAAAAGCACTTGGTAGTAATGACAATAGTATTAGAAAGATTTTCCTTTATAATGCAGGTTACCTAATTGTTGTAGGATTATTTTGGGGTAACCTAATCGGTCTAGGATTATTGTTTATACAGAAATACTTAAAGGTACTTCCGCTTAATCCAGAAACCTATTATGTGACAGAAGCACCAGTTTATATTGGTTGGTATATTCTATTTGTAAACTTAGGAACACTAACCTTGTGTTTGCTTATGTTGCTCATACCATCTTATGTTATTTCAAAAATAAATCCTATAAAAGCAATAAAATTCGATTAG
- a CDS encoding exo-beta-N-acetylmuramidase NamZ family protein, with the protein MMNMWFKNTAFVMVFTFLSCGNGKTQVNNTSKASENEKIKTTQSTTTRSPQRGLSVTVGANQFEEYLPLLKDKKVAIVGNQTSIVFKNSGYVHLVDTLLSKGVTITKVFAPEHGFRGQADAGEKVNDSKDTKTGLPIISLYGNNKKPSVEQLNNVDVIVFDIQDVGARFYTYISTLHYIMEACAEQGKQLIVLDRPNPNGHYADGPLLDQKHSSFVGMHPVPVVHGMTIGEYAQMISGEGWLDTPKKTDLTVIPVKNYNKSMPYNLPIKPSPNLPNSTAVNLYPTLCFFEGTNVNAGRGTNKQFQVFGSPYLNPEIYNFKYTPKANEGSKYPKHLGELCYGFDLSENNKRFTELHLEILISAYNNTANKAEFFNSFFTKLAGTTILQEQIESGLTAEEISETWQEGLKIYNQVRTAYELYKR; encoded by the coding sequence ATGATGAATATGTGGTTCAAAAATACAGCTTTTGTAATGGTTTTTACTTTCCTATCCTGCGGAAATGGAAAAACTCAAGTAAATAATACGTCCAAAGCTTCAGAAAACGAAAAAATTAAGACAACCCAATCTACTACAACCCGATCACCACAACGCGGACTTTCGGTAACTGTTGGCGCCAATCAATTTGAGGAATATCTTCCGCTTTTAAAAGACAAGAAAGTGGCAATTGTTGGTAACCAAACCTCAATTGTTTTTAAAAATAGCGGATATGTTCACCTTGTAGATACACTTCTTTCTAAAGGAGTTACTATTACGAAAGTATTTGCACCAGAACACGGTTTTAGAGGACAAGCAGATGCTGGAGAAAAAGTAAACGACTCTAAAGACACTAAAACAGGACTACCCATAATTTCATTATATGGTAATAATAAAAAACCTAGTGTTGAGCAGTTAAATAATGTAGATGTTATTGTGTTTGACATACAAGATGTTGGCGCACGTTTTTACACTTACATTTCAACATTACATTATATTATGGAAGCTTGTGCAGAACAAGGTAAACAGCTTATAGTTTTAGACAGGCCAAATCCTAATGGGCATTATGCAGATGGCCCATTATTAGACCAAAAACATTCTAGCTTTGTAGGTATGCATCCTGTGCCAGTTGTACACGGTATGACAATAGGTGAATATGCACAGATGATTAGTGGTGAAGGCTGGTTAGACACTCCTAAAAAGACCGACCTTACCGTAATACCTGTTAAAAATTACAACAAGTCAATGCCTTATAACTTACCTATTAAGCCATCACCTAACTTACCTAACTCCACTGCTGTAAATTTATATCCTACATTGTGTTTTTTTGAAGGCACTAATGTTAATGCAGGTCGCGGTACCAATAAGCAATTTCAGGTGTTTGGCTCACCGTATTTAAATCCTGAGATTTATAATTTTAAATACACTCCCAAAGCAAATGAAGGGTCAAAATACCCTAAGCATTTGGGAGAGTTATGTTATGGGTTTGATTTAAGCGAAAACAACAAACGTTTCACAGAGCTTCATTTAGAAATTTTAATTTCTGCCTATAACAACACAGCAAACAAAGCTGAATTCTTCAATTCATTTTTCACAAAATTAGCAGGAACTACAATCTTACAAGAACAAATTGAAAGCGGATTAACTGCTGAAGAAATTTCTGAAACTTGGCAAGAAGGTTTAAAAATTTACAACCAAGTAAGAACAGCTTATGAACTTTATAAAAGATAG
- a CDS encoding glycosyltransferase family 2 protein, whose protein sequence is MLSILIPTYNDSCSTLVNSLDVQAKAIKEPLEIIILDDGSTNSNITLELEILEKRPLVTIIRHAKNKGRLKSRLALANAAKFDWLLFLDADVLPCASNFLKQYFLETELSHPFVFGGVSYKDDVSPAKEFRLHWLYGKTREQRDVAVRQNNPYSTIVSANMCVQKSSFIQITSTNATSNYGTDIIFLEAIKQSGKNVKHIHNPVYHLGLEPIHRYLPKQIEALTTLKQQVEAGNLAAKERPLHKAYLSLNQFYMTAIFQNLYSLFSKYIMANLNSASPSIRCFDLFKLYHYSKLYN, encoded by the coding sequence TTGCTTTCTATTCTCATCCCTACATATAATGATAGTTGCAGCACCTTGGTTAATAGCCTTGACGTGCAAGCAAAGGCGATTAAGGAGCCTCTAGAAATCATTATTTTAGATGACGGATCAACCAATTCCAATATTACATTAGAACTTGAAATTTTAGAGAAACGTCCTTTAGTGACCATAATAAGGCATGCTAAAAACAAAGGAAGATTAAAGTCTAGATTAGCATTAGCAAATGCAGCCAAATTTGATTGGTTGCTGTTTTTAGATGCAGATGTTTTACCGTGCGCGTCTAATTTTTTAAAGCAATATTTTCTTGAGACAGAATTGAGTCATCCTTTTGTTTTTGGAGGTGTGTCTTATAAGGATGATGTTTCTCCTGCAAAAGAGTTTAGATTGCATTGGTTATATGGTAAGACTCGAGAACAGCGCGATGTAGCAGTGAGGCAAAATAACCCTTATAGCACTATTGTTTCAGCAAATATGTGTGTACAGAAGTCATCGTTTATACAAATAACAAGTACTAATGCGACATCTAATTATGGGACAGATATTATTTTTTTAGAAGCGATAAAGCAAAGTGGTAAAAATGTAAAACATATACATAATCCCGTATATCATTTAGGGCTAGAACCTATACATAGGTATTTACCTAAACAAATTGAAGCTTTAACAACACTAAAGCAACAAGTAGAAGCAGGTAATTTGGCTGCCAAAGAACGACCGCTACATAAAGCATATTTGTCGCTTAATCAATTTTACATGACAGCCATATTTCAAAACTTATATAGCCTATTCTCAAAATATATCATGGCGAACCTAAATAGTGCATCACCTTCAATTAGATGTTTTGATTTATTTAAGTTGTATCACTATAGTAAACTTTATAACTAA
- a CDS encoding sugar 3,4-ketoisomerase, which translates to MTEDKTTVKDVTFLDIPKIIDPRGNLAVIEQQTIPFSHKRVYYLFDVPEGAKRGGHSHIEQSEVLIALNGSFTVIVDDGEDKKRVTLDNPLKGLLIPNGIWRELEDFTKGSVCLVLASDIFEEADYIREYTDFKSSKS; encoded by the coding sequence TTGACAGAAGATAAGACCACCGTAAAAGACGTAACGTTTTTAGATATTCCAAAAATTATAGACCCAAGAGGCAACTTAGCAGTTATAGAACAACAAACTATTCCGTTTTCTCATAAACGTGTTTACTATTTATTTGATGTTCCAGAAGGTGCTAAACGTGGCGGTCATTCCCATATAGAGCAATCTGAAGTTTTAATTGCTTTAAATGGCAGTTTTACCGTAATTGTAGATGATGGTGAAGACAAAAAACGTGTTACTTTAGATAACCCATTAAAAGGATTACTAATACCTAATGGTATTTGGAGAGAACTTGAAGACTTCACAAAAGGAAGTGTATGCTTAGTACTCGCAAGTGATATTTTTGAGGAGGCAGATTATATTAGAGAATACACCGACTTTAAATCATCTAAAAGTTGA
- a CDS encoding cell division ATP-binding protein FtsE: MSETVLELKNAAIYQRESLILSEVDVHINKGDFVYLIGKTGTGKSSFMKTLYGDLPLQEGEGSIVDYNLRTLKEKDIPFLRRKLGVVFQDFKLLNDRTIRGNLEFVLKATGWKDKKGMDSKIDEVLDKVGMKTKAFKFPYQLSGGEQQRVAIARALLNDPELILADEPTGNLDPQTSVEVMEVLQDINKNGNTILMATHDYALLLKYPSKTLKCDGQKVFEVVQKKQTT; the protein is encoded by the coding sequence ATGTCTGAAACTGTTTTAGAACTTAAAAATGCAGCAATTTATCAACGTGAAAGCCTTATACTTTCTGAAGTAGATGTGCATATAAACAAAGGTGACTTTGTGTATTTAATAGGAAAAACAGGAACAGGGAAGAGTAGTTTTATGAAAACACTATACGGCGATTTACCATTGCAAGAAGGAGAAGGTAGTATAGTAGATTATAACCTGAGAACATTAAAAGAGAAAGATATTCCCTTTTTAAGACGAAAGCTAGGTGTAGTATTTCAAGATTTTAAATTATTGAATGACAGAACTATTCGAGGTAATTTAGAGTTTGTTCTTAAAGCAACTGGCTGGAAAGACAAAAAAGGGATGGATAGTAAGATAGACGAAGTTCTTGATAAGGTTGGCATGAAAACCAAAGCCTTTAAGTTTCCTTACCAATTATCTGGTGGCGAGCAACAGAGAGTTGCAATAGCAAGAGCTTTGCTTAATGATCCAGAACTTATTTTGGCAGATGAGCCAACAGGTAACCTTGACCCGCAAACGAGTGTTGAGGTTATGGAAGTGTTGCAAGACATAAATAAAAATGGCAACACTATTTTAATGGCAACACATGATTATGCTTTACTCCTTAAATACCCTTCAAAAACTTTAAAGTGTGATGGACAAAAGGTATTTGAGGTTGTTCAGAAAAAACAAACTACTTAG
- a CDS encoding glycosyltransferase family A protein, producing the protein MNRNNFDFLKAMFVNIPIENYHILIINQTTGNNKLESDFENVRVINTTELGLSKSRNMALKQARKKIVLIADDDVVYLKDFGQHVIQSFNRQTDADFISFKTIVNENGKPFRNYVKVPRALKKKELRRILSIEMCFKKGSIKQARFNEWFGLGAKFPNMSNQFFLKDLWQQGLKFYEDPTPIVLHEPISSSDEVSTDRILYTRGAVFYKKYGSFAYLYVAKYGFFMLRKGYVSISKLPKKLWKMQEGISDYKQLLKQGLDRR; encoded by the coding sequence ATGAACCGAAATAACTTCGACTTTCTTAAAGCGATGTTTGTGAATATCCCAATTGAGAATTATCACATCCTTATAATTAATCAAACTACTGGAAACAATAAACTTGAAAGTGATTTTGAGAATGTTCGAGTAATAAATACTACAGAACTTGGTTTGTCTAAAAGCAGAAACATGGCATTAAAACAAGCTCGAAAAAAAATTGTTCTCATTGCCGATGATGATGTTGTCTATTTAAAAGATTTTGGACAACACGTAATACAAAGTTTCAACAGACAAACAGATGCCGATTTTATTTCATTTAAAACCATAGTAAATGAAAATGGAAAACCTTTTAGAAATTATGTAAAAGTACCAAGAGCTTTAAAAAAGAAAGAATTAAGAAGAATCTTATCTATTGAAATGTGCTTTAAAAAAGGGTCTATAAAACAAGCCCGATTTAATGAGTGGTTTGGTTTAGGTGCTAAGTTTCCAAATATGAGTAATCAATTTTTCTTGAAGGATTTATGGCAACAAGGCCTTAAGTTTTATGAAGACCCTACACCAATAGTTTTACACGAACCAATATCCTCAAGTGACGAAGTTTCTACAGACAGAATTCTATATACTCGTGGCGCAGTTTTTTATAAAAAATACGGTAGCTTTGCTTATCTGTATGTAGCAAAATATGGTTTTTTTATGCTTAGAAAAGGTTATGTATCTATCTCTAAGCTTCCAAAAAAGCTATGGAAAATGCAAGAAGGCATTAGTGATTATAAACAACTTTTAAAACAAGGACTTGACAGAAGATAA
- a CDS encoding PLP-dependent cysteine synthase family protein, producing MQYAENILGTIGNTPMVKLNKLTAELPCLVLAKYETFNPGNSVKDRMAVQMIEDAEADGRLKPGGTIIEGTSGNTGMGLALAAIVKGYKMICVLSDKQSKEKMDILRAVGSEVHVCPTDVAPDDPRSYYSTSARLAKEIPNSWYVNQYDNLSNTKAHYESTGPEIWEQTDGKVTHFVVGVGTGGTISGVGKYLKEQNPNVKIWGVDTYGSVFKKYHETGEFDEKEIYPYVTEGIGEDILPKNVNFDIIDGFTKVTDKDAAVYTQRLSKEEGMFLGNSAGAAIKGLLQLKEHFSKDDVVVVLFHDHGSRYVGKMYNDDWMRKMGYIE from the coding sequence ATGCAATACGCTGAAAATATATTGGGTACTATTGGAAATACACCAATGGTAAAACTTAACAAACTTACTGCAGAGCTACCTTGTCTAGTACTTGCTAAATATGAAACATTTAATCCAGGTAACTCGGTTAAAGATCGTATGGCGGTACAAATGATTGAAGACGCAGAAGCAGATGGCCGCTTAAAACCAGGCGGAACAATAATAGAAGGCACAAGTGGTAATACAGGAATGGGATTAGCATTAGCAGCTATTGTTAAGGGCTATAAAATGATTTGTGTATTGAGTGACAAACAGAGTAAAGAAAAGATGGATATCTTAAGAGCTGTAGGAAGTGAAGTACACGTTTGCCCTACAGATGTTGCTCCAGATGATCCAAGGTCTTATTACTCTACTTCAGCAAGATTAGCTAAAGAAATCCCAAACTCTTGGTATGTTAATCAATATGATAATTTAAGCAATACAAAAGCACACTATGAAAGTACTGGCCCAGAAATATGGGAGCAAACAGATGGCAAGGTAACTCACTTTGTTGTAGGAGTAGGTACTGGTGGTACTATTTCTGGTGTTGGGAAATATTTAAAAGAACAAAACCCGAATGTAAAAATATGGGGAGTTGATACTTACGGTAGTGTCTTTAAAAAGTATCATGAAACAGGAGAGTTTGATGAGAAAGAAATTTATCCTTACGTTACAGAAGGTATTGGTGAAGATATTTTGCCGAAAAATGTAAATTTTGATATCATAGATGGTTTTACCAAAGTAACAGATAAAGATGCTGCGGTTTATACACAACGCTTATCTAAAGAAGAAGGTATGTTCTTAGGGAACTCTGCTGGAGCAGCTATTAAAGGATTACTTCAGCTTAAAGAACACTTTTCAAAAGATGATGTTGTTGTGGTATTATTTCACGATCACGGTAGCCGTTATGTTGGTAAAATGTATAATGACGATTGGATGAGAAAGATGGGTTATATTGAGTAA
- a CDS encoding SGNH/GDSL hydrolase family protein gives MKIQYTFQVLLVVLVCIFFQCKSVPVPDTKKGVSFLALGDSYTIGQNVSEDNRWPNQLKEALNRDGLKVRDIKIIAKTGWRTDDLISAINYRLDETETYDVVSVLIGVNNQYQKKSITTYEEDLKVVFEKAIKHSKKGAKGVFALNIPDYGSAPMLHHKAEQVAVEIDEFNTVFKKVASTYKIPVYDINTISKQAYSNESLIASDGLHPSGAQYKLWVEYMLPFVKQYFK, from the coding sequence ATGAAAATTCAATATACCTTTCAAGTACTTTTAGTTGTTTTAGTTTGTATATTTTTTCAATGTAAAAGTGTTCCTGTTCCAGATACTAAAAAAGGTGTTTCTTTTTTGGCATTAGGAGACTCGTATACTATTGGTCAAAATGTTTCAGAAGATAATCGTTGGCCCAATCAACTAAAAGAAGCTTTAAATCGTGATGGATTAAAAGTTAGGGATATAAAAATTATAGCTAAAACAGGTTGGCGTACAGACGACCTTATAAGCGCTATTAATTATAGATTAGATGAAACTGAAACCTATGATGTGGTTTCAGTTTTAATAGGCGTAAATAATCAATATCAAAAAAAATCTATAACTACTTATGAGGAAGACTTAAAAGTGGTTTTTGAAAAAGCAATAAAACATTCAAAAAAAGGTGCTAAAGGTGTGTTTGCTTTAAATATTCCGGATTATGGTTCTGCACCAATGTTACACCATAAAGCAGAACAAGTAGCAGTTGAAATAGACGAATTTAATACTGTTTTTAAAAAAGTAGCTAGCACTTATAAGATTCCAGTTTATGATATTAATACAATTTCAAAGCAAGCATATTCCAATGAATCTTTAATTGCTTCAGATGGCTTGCATCCTAGTGGTGCACAATATAAACTTTGGGTAGAATATATGCTTCCATTTGTAAAACAGTACTTTAAATAA
- a CDS encoding DUF2851 family protein — protein MQETLLHHIWNFKKFDFLNATTQQGQQLIISSVGIHNTTQSGPDFFNAKLKIDDQLWAGNVELHLKSSDWYAHRHEKDPAYDNVILHVVWEHDVEIYRKDGQPIPTLTLKELVSESLLRKAQKLLSNKTKWIACEDEFPLIEEFTLSHWLERMYLERLEEKSNEIERLVEQTQSNWEEVLFLMLAKNFGLNVNGSFFYNALQSLPFNVVLITRHNRFQLEALVFGQCNLLQANEEVFYANSLLKEYNYLVKKFKLENHSTETPKFFRLRPDNFPTIRLAQFVELYASNSNLFSKIIKCTTLQEIETVFKIEVSEFWQTHYSFTSSHKQKKKQLSKAFVRLLIINTIIPLTFFYNKKNGLENTTIINWMRLLPLELNNITKGYTAIYPSLNANALYSQGLIHMKRNYCDKLKCLNCEIGLKIIKK, from the coding sequence GTGCAAGAAACACTTCTACATCATATCTGGAACTTTAAAAAGTTCGATTTCCTTAATGCAACTACACAACAAGGCCAGCAACTTATTATAAGTTCTGTGGGTATTCATAATACCACGCAGTCCGGCCCAGATTTTTTTAATGCAAAATTAAAGATTGATGATCAACTTTGGGCAGGTAATGTAGAGTTGCATTTAAAATCATCAGACTGGTATGCGCACCGTCATGAGAAAGATCCTGCTTATGATAATGTGATACTTCATGTTGTTTGGGAACATGATGTTGAGATTTACAGAAAAGATGGACAGCCTATACCCACATTAACATTAAAAGAGCTTGTTTCAGAATCTTTATTAAGGAAAGCTCAGAAGTTATTATCTAACAAAACCAAATGGATTGCTTGTGAAGATGAGTTTCCGTTAATTGAGGAGTTTACTTTATCCCATTGGTTAGAGCGCATGTATTTAGAACGTTTGGAAGAAAAATCTAATGAAATTGAACGTTTGGTCGAACAGACACAATCTAATTGGGAAGAAGTATTGTTTTTAATGTTGGCCAAAAACTTTGGTTTAAATGTAAATGGTTCATTTTTTTATAATGCATTACAAAGCTTACCCTTTAACGTCGTTTTAATAACTCGTCATAATAGGTTTCAATTAGAAGCTTTGGTATTCGGCCAATGTAATTTGTTGCAAGCCAATGAAGAGGTGTTTTATGCAAACTCACTTTTAAAGGAATACAATTATTTAGTCAAGAAGTTTAAGCTCGAAAATCATAGTACAGAAACACCAAAGTTTTTTAGGTTGCGTCCTGACAATTTTCCAACAATTAGACTTGCTCAATTTGTAGAGCTTTATGCGTCGAACAGTAATTTATTTTCAAAAATTATTAAGTGTACAACTCTTCAGGAAATAGAAACTGTATTTAAGATTGAGGTGAGTGAATTTTGGCAAACCCATTATTCATTCACATCGTCTCATAAACAAAAAAAGAAACAACTTAGTAAAGCTTTTGTGAGGTTGTTGATTATTAACACCATCATACCTTTAACGTTTTTCTACAACAAGAAAAATGGTCTAGAAAACACAACTATTATCAATTGGATGAGGTTATTACCTCTAGAATTAAATAATATTACTAAAGGTTATACAGCTATTTATCCGTCACTAAACGCTAATGCTCTTTATTCACAAGGCTTAATACATATGAAGAGAAATTATTGTGATAAGCTAAAATGTCTAAATTGTGAAATAGGGTTGAAAATTATCAAAAAATAA